One window of the Procambarus clarkii isolate CNS0578487 chromosome 27, FALCON_Pclarkii_2.0, whole genome shotgun sequence genome contains the following:
- the LOC123762699 gene encoding uncharacterized protein isoform X1, protein MDNSAPLTLWLLVNKHGATAEGEKNIGAKRLVSVPMWPQWSAREVQVALLEALHKGHIVPSCAHNIVRVRDAQGALVPLTPTTLKSTPVQPLLLDLCTAHHNGETLAFTVTDGLEAQTEARMTRRACRLPSGKLCKTSLLASNGSCRGWRRAWAVCSRGGRPWWRLSYTASRTLSPSCPVALTLLPPQTGSQALKSESSVSPGPPHTPCHHLPGFSPCDRVTRSTSHSVPSSARLQSL, encoded by the exons ATGGACAACAGCGCCCCGCTCACGCTCTGGCTGCTTGTCAACAAACATGGAGCCACTG CCGAGGGTGAGAAGAATATTGGTGCCAAACGGTTGGTGTCAGTACCTATGTGGCCACAGTGGTCGGCTAGGGAGGTTCAAGTGGCCCTCCTCGAGGCCCTGCATAAGGGCCACATCGTGCCCTCTTGCGCCCATAACATCGTCAGGGTTCGTGACGCCCAGGGCGCTCTAGTGCCTCTTACGCCCACCACCCTCAAGTCCACGCCCGTCCAGCCCCTCCTCTTAGATCTCTGCACCGCCCACCACAACGGTGAGACTCTGGCCTTCACTGTTACTGATGGCCTTGAG GCTCAGACGGAGGCCAGGATGACACGCCGAGCCTGCCGCCTTCCTTCAGGAAAACTGTGCAAGACATCCTTGCTCGCTTCGAACGGCAG TTGTCGAGGGTGGAGGCGGGCGTGGGCGGTCTGCAGTCGCGGCGGGCGGCCCTGGTGGAGGCTGAGTTACACAGCATCCAGGACACTCTCGCCTTCATGTCCCGTCGCCTTGACCTTACTCCCGCCCCAGACTGGCTCACAGGCGCTCAAATCTGAGTCCTCCGTGTCACCAGGTCCACCTCACACTCCGTGCCATCATCTGCCAGGCTTCAGTCCTTGTGACCGTGTCACCAGGTCCACCTCACACTCCGTGCCATCATCTGCCAGGCTTCAGTCCTTGTGA
- the LOC123762699 gene encoding uncharacterized protein isoform X2: MDNSAPLTLWLLVNKHGATAEGEKNIGAKRLVSVPMWPQWSAREVQVALLEALHKGHIVPSCAHNIVRVRDAQGALVPLTPTTLKSTPVQPLLLDLCTAHHNGSDGGQDDTPSLPPSFRKTVQDILARFERQLSRVEAGVGGLQSRRAALVEAELHSIQDTLAFMSRRLDLTPAPDWLTGAQI, encoded by the exons ATGGACAACAGCGCCCCGCTCACGCTCTGGCTGCTTGTCAACAAACATGGAGCCACTG CCGAGGGTGAGAAGAATATTGGTGCCAAACGGTTGGTGTCAGTACCTATGTGGCCACAGTGGTCGGCTAGGGAGGTTCAAGTGGCCCTCCTCGAGGCCCTGCATAAGGGCCACATCGTGCCCTCTTGCGCCCATAACATCGTCAGGGTTCGTGACGCCCAGGGCGCTCTAGTGCCTCTTACGCCCACCACCCTCAAGTCCACGCCCGTCCAGCCCCTCCTCTTAGATCTCTGCACCGCCCACCACAACG GCTCAGACGGAGGCCAGGATGACACGCCGAGCCTGCCGCCTTCCTTCAGGAAAACTGTGCAAGACATCCTTGCTCGCTTCGAACGGCAG TTGTCGAGGGTGGAGGCGGGCGTGGGCGGTCTGCAGTCGCGGCGGGCGGCCCTGGTGGAGGCTGAGTTACACAGCATCCAGGACACTCTCGCCTTCATGTCCCGTCGCCTTGACCTTACTCCCGCCCCAGACTGGCTCACAGGCGCTCAAATCTGA